One segment of Salvelinus fontinalis isolate EN_2023a chromosome 12, ASM2944872v1, whole genome shotgun sequence DNA contains the following:
- the LOC129867210 gene encoding mucin-2-like, whose translation MTLHLLLVLGLFLLPCLSSHVISEYCVISRHNMTNQTQCLEACLLHTTCDRFVFWKENYTCFFLKCPNGTNCNDIAVDDLIRIQDKNISGLKCEAGPTTGSSSSITSSEIYQNPTAPELTASNNANQITDTSALNETNSTLHFREDNGQAPISTAFTTMTAAPMPAAKNDTFIPSKTVSNASRGTTVPDIPLKSTVQTSETTTSVKQEPRTTTTPSALTSPPANPQMTTTALSTTNTTTITTVVPITAMLLTTTTTTTQPTTTTTTTQPTTTTTTTQPTTTTTQPTTTTTQPTTTTTQPTTTTTQPTTTTTQPTTTTTQPTTTTTQPTTTTTQPTTTTTQPTTTTTQPTTTTTQPTTTTTQPTTTTTTQPTTTTTIDSSTVEEKNPSPTSPEVPSSQATSRNAIVPSTFTVEVSTKRLDGDTNRAIIDVVAGGPLTRQLVDTSTLLAVLLFGLVFFLVTVVLFLTQAYESYRTKDYTQVDYLINGMYSDSGV comes from the exons GCTTACTGCATACGACCTGTGATCGTTTTGTCTTTTGGAAAGAGAACTACACCTGCTTTTTCTTGAAGTGTCCCAATGGCACCAACTGCAATGATATCGCCGTCGATGACCTGATAAGGATACAAG ATAAAAACATCAGTGGTCTTAAGTGTGAAGCTGGACCTACCACTGGATCTTCAAGTTCCATAACTTCATCAGAAATCTATCAAAACCCCACTGCTCCTGAATTGACAGCCAGCAATAATGCCAATCAAATTACAGACACCTCTGCCCTCAATGAGACTAACTCTACCTTGCATTTTCGTGAGGATAATGGGCAGGCCCCCATCTCCACTGCATTTACTACCATGACTGCAGCACCCATGCCAGCCGCTAAGAATGACACCTTCATTCCCAGTAAGACTGTTAGCAATGCCTCCAGAGGAACTACAGTACCTGACATACCCCTTAAGTCAACAGTCCAAACCTCAGAGACAACCACTTCAGTAAAGCAGGAACCTAGAACTACAACGACTCCCTCAGCCCTGACCTCTCCACCAGCCAATCCACAGATGACgacaacagcattatcaacaacaaataccactactatcaccactgtAGTACCAATAACAGCAATGCTGttaactaccaccaccaccacaacacaaccaactaccaccaccaccacaacacaaccaactaccaccaccaccacaacacaaccaactaccaccaccacacaaccaactaccaccaccacacaaccaactaccaccaccacacaaccaactaccaccacaacacaaccaactaccaccaccacacaaccaactaccaccaccacacaaccaactaccaccacaacacaaccaactaccaccaccacacaaccaactaccaccaccacacaaccaactaccaccaccacacaaccaactaccaccaccacacaaccaactaccaccaccacacaaccaactaccaccaccacaacacaacccactaccaccaccaccatagacTCATCTACAGTTGAGGAGAAGAATCCATCACCAACCAGTCCGGAGGTTCCCAGCTCTCAAGCTACCTCCAGAAACGCCATAGTCCCTTCGACCTTCACTGTTGAGGTCAGCACAAAAAGGCTTGACGGAGATACCAACAGAGCCATTATAGACGTTGTTGCCGGGGGGCCTCTGACACGCCAGTTGGTGGACACAAGTACCCTATTGGCTGTCCTGTTGTTTGGCCTCGTCTTCTTCTTGGTTACGGTTGTCCTCTTCCTCACACAGGCCTATGAGAGCTACAGGACAAAAGACTACACCCAGGTGGACTATCTCATCAATGGAATGTATTCTGATTCAGGGGTTTGA